A window of the Desulfovibrio oxyclinae DSM 11498 genome harbors these coding sequences:
- a CDS encoding M48 family metalloprotease yields MNRRKAITLLAGTMAGLTAAPAFAQGNLFDALSKGLTKEGSKERKTLEGIGTILRGAQGLDYESELALGESLALEGFQRYGMPVDDEHVQRFVNLMGKAVAANSTRPDIPYHFVVVQSPLMNAFSCPGGIVFLSSALVKALKTEAQLAAILSHEVGHVAAKHAVETIQQAQLLQGVTQITTANMDNEEGKKFKKAVSGMKETLFDTGLSHQMEFEADRLSMQTAYRTGYSPKAMYEVLEILQKHQSGATVKGSWYGTHPPLKQRLAKLQIELEKYPDWKELRTSTGRLGWYQKRIK; encoded by the coding sequence ATGAACAGAAGAAAAGCCATAACCCTTCTCGCCGGAACCATGGCCGGACTCACGGCTGCCCCCGCCTTTGCCCAAGGCAACCTCTTCGACGCCCTCAGCAAAGGTCTGACCAAGGAAGGCTCCAAGGAACGAAAAACCCTTGAAGGCATCGGCACGATCCTGCGCGGCGCACAAGGGCTCGACTACGAATCCGAACTCGCCCTCGGCGAAAGCCTCGCCCTTGAAGGCTTCCAACGCTACGGAATGCCGGTCGATGACGAACACGTGCAACGCTTCGTCAACCTCATGGGCAAAGCCGTCGCCGCCAACTCCACCAGACCGGATATCCCTTACCACTTCGTCGTGGTGCAAAGCCCCCTCATGAACGCCTTCAGCTGCCCAGGCGGCATAGTCTTCCTCTCCTCAGCGCTCGTCAAAGCCCTCAAGACAGAAGCGCAACTCGCCGCCATCCTCTCGCACGAAGTTGGCCACGTCGCCGCCAAACACGCCGTGGAAACCATCCAGCAGGCGCAACTGCTCCAAGGCGTCACCCAGATCACCACCGCCAACATGGACAACGAAGAAGGCAAAAAGTTTAAGAAAGCCGTCTCAGGCATGAAAGAAACCCTCTTCGATACCGGCCTCAGTCACCAAATGGAATTCGAAGCCGACCGACTCTCCATGCAGACCGCCTACCGCACCGGATACAGCCCAAAAGCCATGTACGAAGTGCTCGAAATTCTCCAAAAACACCAGTCCGGAGCCACCGTCAAAGGCTCATGGTATGGAACTCACCCGCCACTCAAGCAAAGACTGGCTAAACTCCAGATCGAACTGGAAAAATACCCCGACTGGAAGGAACTGCGAACCTCCACCGGCAGACTCGGCTGGTATCAGAAACGAATTAAATAG
- a CDS encoding SH3 domain-containing protein: MKRIAAVLMFVVLIAGTALAARYVWVASEGTELRSSPKGGSQIVGKLKLDERLSVQDKSGRWYKVKNDSGRSGWVYRGKISSTKPERDASQGAPGLFGSLDSDIESGRASTDRAIRGLSPEAEAYAKSTGTPESYQKALDSVMERKITRDDVREFLQHGKIGEYAQ; this comes from the coding sequence ATGAAACGAATTGCCGCCGTATTGATGTTTGTGGTCCTTATCGCGGGTACCGCCCTTGCCGCGCGCTATGTCTGGGTCGCCTCGGAAGGAACGGAGCTTCGCAGCTCCCCGAAGGGCGGTTCGCAAATTGTGGGCAAGCTGAAACTCGACGAGCGCCTTTCCGTACAGGACAAGTCCGGCCGTTGGTACAAGGTAAAGAATGACTCCGGCCGCAGCGGTTGGGTCTATCGCGGCAAGATCAGCTCCACCAAGCCAGAACGCGACGCCTCACAGGGTGCCCCCGGTCTCTTCGGCAGCCTCGACTCGGATATAGAATCAGGACGAGCCAGCACCGACCGCGCCATCCGGGGCCTGTCACCAGAAGCAGAAGCCTACGCAAAGAGCACCGGCACCCCCGAATCCTATCAGAAAGCCCTCGATTCCGTCATGGAACGAAAGATCACCCGCGACGATGTCCGCGAGTTCCTCCAGCACGGAAAAATTGGCGAATATGCCCAGTAG
- a CDS encoding ABC transporter permease, which translates to MRLPLNLRIALSSLAAHKLRAVLAMLGVFLGALAFTGVQNISQMMVRQAEIETEKLGPNLYAVVAGKVRFRRSGGARISTYHRNFTVSDVRALMAGVPSLMDATPFIVNAMPVRGGGEATTARVTAAWENFSQIRSFGPDIGRFFTAEEVQDADKVVVLGRKIAKRLFGTPEAAMGKMVFIFRAGFRVIGIMEAKGRDISGDDQDEILLMPLTTYMRRASNQDWVDGAFITLADSADRQVVDGAVESILRKRHRIGPGEEDDFDTLTARDTIQLQQQALDLMQTLGGIASGVSFAVGGLGILSIMVLVVRSRRVEIGIRRAVGGKQGDIVRQFLFEAAVMSGVGGSAGVLVSVGAAALVARFGDFPFIADPFVVGGTLVSSFLLGIAAGAYPAWQAARIQILDVLK; encoded by the coding sequence ATGCGGCTGCCCCTGAACCTGCGCATCGCCCTGTCCTCGCTCGCTGCCCACAAACTGCGGGCGGTGCTGGCCATGCTCGGCGTCTTCCTCGGTGCGCTGGCCTTCACCGGGGTGCAAAATATATCCCAGATGATGGTACGTCAGGCCGAGATAGAAACCGAAAAGCTCGGTCCGAACCTCTACGCCGTAGTGGCGGGCAAGGTTCGTTTTCGCAGAAGCGGCGGGGCGCGCATCAGCACCTATCACCGCAACTTCACGGTCTCCGACGTGCGCGCGCTCATGGCGGGCGTGCCGTCACTGATGGACGCGACCCCGTTCATCGTCAACGCCATGCCGGTACGCGGCGGCGGGGAAGCCACCACCGCACGGGTCACCGCCGCGTGGGAAAACTTCTCGCAGATACGCAGCTTCGGGCCGGACATCGGGCGGTTTTTTACCGCCGAGGAGGTGCAGGACGCCGACAAGGTGGTGGTGCTCGGCCGCAAGATCGCCAAACGGCTCTTCGGAACCCCTGAGGCGGCCATGGGGAAGATGGTCTTCATCTTCCGCGCGGGGTTCCGGGTCATCGGCATCATGGAAGCCAAGGGGCGTGATATTTCCGGCGATGATCAGGACGAGATTCTGCTCATGCCCCTGACCACCTATATGCGCCGCGCCAGCAATCAGGACTGGGTGGACGGAGCGTTCATAACGCTGGCCGACTCGGCAGACCGTCAGGTGGTGGATGGCGCAGTGGAATCCATCCTGCGCAAGCGCCACCGCATCGGTCCCGGCGAAGAGGACGACTTCGACACCCTCACGGCACGCGACACCATCCAGCTGCAGCAGCAGGCGCTGGACCTGATGCAGACCCTCGGCGGTATCGCCTCCGGCGTCTCCTTTGCCGTGGGCGGCCTTGGCATTCTTTCCATAATGGTGCTCGTGGTCCGCTCCAGACGCGTGGAGATCGGCATCCGCAGGGCCGTGGGGGGAAAACAGGGCGATATCGTCCGGCAGTTTCTCTTTGAAGCAGCCGTCATGTCCGGTGTCGGCGGCAGCGCAGGAGTGCTGGTCTCCGTGGGAGCGGCCGCCCTCGTCGCCCGCTTCGGTGATTTCCCCTTCATCGCAGACCCCTTCGTGGTCGGCGGCACACTCGTCTCAAGTTTCCTGCTCGGCATCGCCGCCGGGGCCTATCCCGCATGGCAGGCCGCCAGAATCCAGATTCTGGACGTCCTCAAGTAA
- a CDS encoding DUF3431 domain-containing protein codes for MNVNLVIARYREDVSWVARAGYPAIIYDKSGEGLPGAVPLPNIGREAHTYLTHIVRHYETLDGLTVFLQGDPFDHLSHQGGTAAGLVSMIETYAAKGRPFGGFAWFKLECDGLGRPHDLRKPENEGRWPGWGHDIPVAETFARLFEGPVPERFVARGVTGNFAVSAERIRTRPKAFYEYALSLVEADPQDRSNTGHAFERLWHLIFNGNTAWNRARYPQED; via the coding sequence ATGAACGTCAATCTGGTCATAGCACGCTACCGCGAAGACGTGAGTTGGGTCGCCCGGGCCGGGTACCCGGCAATTATTTACGACAAGAGCGGGGAGGGGCTGCCCGGTGCGGTCCCGCTGCCGAACATCGGGCGCGAGGCCCATACCTATTTGACGCACATCGTCCGGCATTACGAAACACTGGACGGCCTGACGGTCTTTCTGCAGGGCGATCCGTTCGACCACCTCTCGCATCAGGGGGGAACGGCGGCGGGTCTGGTTTCGATGATTGAGACGTATGCAGCCAAGGGAAGGCCTTTTGGTGGATTCGCATGGTTCAAGCTTGAGTGCGACGGGCTGGGCAGGCCGCATGATCTGCGCAAACCGGAAAACGAGGGCCGCTGGCCCGGATGGGGACACGACATACCGGTGGCGGAGACCTTCGCCAGACTCTTTGAGGGGCCGGTCCCGGAGCGGTTCGTGGCCCGGGGGGTTACCGGCAATTTCGCCGTGAGCGCGGAGCGTATTCGTACCCGTCCCAAAGCCTTTTACGAGTACGCGCTCTCCCTCGTGGAGGCGGACCCGCAGGACCGGTCCAACACCGGTCATGCCTTTGAACGGCTCTGGCATCTAATCTTCAACGGCAACACCGCCTGGAACCGGGCCCGGTACCCGCAGGAGGACTGA
- a CDS encoding MATE family efflux transporter, producing MILPSIKRWSQPYGYAEALRIGLPLVISMASTTLMIFTDRIFLGRYSVDTLAASFPASIMYFLFYSFFLGTLEYVSVFVAQYVGAERSERVGAAVWQGMYFVIPASLVMSLIGVFCDHIFALAGHAPTVRALETAYFETVAHGSIFGFASIALSCFFSGRGITRPVMVVNMLSAAVNIPLNYALINGYFGFPELGIRGAALATVAAYFVNFAAMALLVFRSRYEERFQIFSQWRFKPRLFRRFMKYGLPGGAQFFLDMLAVSYFGIVVGWFDKAELAASNIAIGIDTLAFLPAIGMSIAASVMTGQAMGAGKPEKAAYGMHSVLHLTLAYMSFMGLLFVVFPGFFVDMFRSGDLSAQEWASVRESGVVLMRWVAAYTVLDAVVMTIVGLLKGAGDTRFIMKVMGTASIFGMILPLTVLVKGFGFGVQTAWACLLLYVVVLTVVYTARYRFGSWRDIRIVDDDS from the coding sequence ATGATACTGCCCTCAATCAAACGCTGGAGCCAACCTTACGGATACGCGGAAGCCCTGCGCATCGGCCTGCCGCTGGTCATCAGCATGGCCTCGACAACGCTCATGATCTTCACGGACCGCATCTTCCTCGGGCGGTACTCCGTGGATACGCTGGCCGCGTCGTTTCCGGCCAGCATCATGTATTTTCTGTTCTACTCGTTTTTTCTCGGCACGCTGGAATACGTGAGCGTCTTCGTGGCGCAGTACGTTGGCGCGGAGCGAAGCGAGCGGGTGGGGGCAGCAGTGTGGCAGGGGATGTATTTTGTCATTCCGGCTTCGCTCGTCATGAGTCTCATCGGGGTCTTCTGCGATCACATCTTTGCGCTTGCGGGTCACGCACCCACCGTGCGCGCGCTGGAGACGGCCTATTTCGAGACGGTCGCTCACGGCAGTATTTTCGGGTTCGCCTCCATCGCGCTGTCGTGTTTCTTCTCGGGCAGGGGCATCACCCGGCCGGTGATGGTGGTCAACATGCTCTCGGCAGCTGTGAACATCCCGCTGAACTATGCGCTCATCAACGGCTACTTCGGGTTCCCGGAGCTTGGCATCCGAGGGGCGGCGCTGGCCACGGTGGCGGCTTACTTCGTCAACTTCGCGGCCATGGCACTGCTGGTGTTCCGCTCCCGGTACGAGGAGCGGTTTCAGATATTCTCGCAGTGGCGGTTCAAGCCACGGTTGTTCCGTCGATTCATGAAATACGGTCTGCCGGGCGGCGCGCAATTTTTTCTGGACATGCTGGCCGTATCCTATTTCGGGATCGTGGTGGGCTGGTTCGACAAGGCTGAGCTGGCGGCTTCGAACATTGCCATCGGCATCGATACGCTGGCTTTCCTGCCGGCCATCGGCATGTCCATCGCCGCAAGTGTCATGACCGGTCAGGCCATGGGGGCCGGCAAGCCGGAAAAGGCTGCCTACGGCATGCATTCCGTGCTGCATCTGACGCTGGCGTACATGAGTTTCATGGGACTGCTGTTCGTTGTCTTTCCCGGATTCTTCGTGGACATGTTCCGAAGCGGCGACCTGAGCGCGCAGGAGTGGGCCTCGGTGCGGGAGAGCGGCGTGGTGCTCATGCGCTGGGTTGCGGCCTACACCGTGCTGGATGCCGTGGTCATGACCATTGTCGGCCTGCTCAAGGGGGCCGGTGACACCCGGTTCATTATGAAGGTGATGGGAACCGCCTCCATTTTCGGCATGATCCTGCCGCTGACGGTGCTGGTGAAGGGCTTTGGTTTCGGCGTGCAGACGGCGTGGGCCTGCCTGTTGCTGTACGTTGTGGTCCTGACCGTGGTCTACACTGCCCGCTACCGTTTTGGCAGCTGGCGGGACATCCGCATTGTGGATGACGATTCCTGA
- a CDS encoding glycosyltransferase family 2 protein → MNEIEVSIVTPMHNEELCIEEFYRRTDAAMRKAGYSYEIVLVNDGSTDDTERLLRQICEKDPKVKGISLSRNRGQCTALYAGLQNSRGRWVVIMDGDLQNLPEEIHLLVEKIQEGWDVVSGQRVNRSESRWLRLLPSRIANWMIRKASGCEIYDMGGFSCVNGDMARGLHLREGHHRFIPALIYRIGGAVTEIPTTCPPRFAGKSHYGLSRIVDVLFDIVTIWFQNAFKQRPVYLFGRIALAFFVFASLIMAWVLIEKIFMGVDMGTRPPFFGAILFYLASLGFMSTGFILEAIGDTMDTVMRTRPYKIREILNGENSSEEGDREPPLSRGSDR, encoded by the coding sequence GTGAACGAGATAGAAGTCAGCATAGTAACACCCATGCACAACGAAGAGCTGTGCATCGAGGAATTCTACCGCCGTACCGACGCCGCCATGCGCAAGGCCGGGTACAGCTATGAAATAGTATTGGTCAACGACGGTTCCACCGACGACACCGAGCGCCTTCTGCGCCAGATCTGCGAGAAAGACCCCAAGGTGAAGGGCATCAGCCTTTCCCGCAACCGGGGCCAGTGCACTGCGCTCTATGCCGGGTTGCAGAACAGCCGCGGCCGCTGGGTGGTCATCATGGACGGCGACCTGCAGAACCTGCCCGAAGAGATCCACCTGTTGGTGGAGAAAATCCAGGAGGGATGGGACGTGGTGTCCGGACAGCGGGTCAACCGTTCGGAATCGCGCTGGCTGAGGCTCTTGCCCAGCCGCATCGCCAACTGGATGATCCGCAAGGCCAGCGGCTGCGAAATCTACGACATGGGCGGCTTCTCCTGCGTCAACGGTGACATGGCCCGTGGTCTGCACCTTCGCGAAGGACATCACCGGTTTATCCCGGCGCTCATCTACCGCATCGGCGGCGCGGTCACGGAAATTCCCACCACCTGTCCGCCGCGCTTCGCCGGCAAGAGCCATTACGGTCTGTCACGGATCGTGGACGTGCTGTTCGACATCGTGACCATCTGGTTCCAGAACGCCTTCAAGCAGCGGCCGGTCTACCTGTTCGGCCGCATCGCGCTGGCGTTTTTCGTGTTCGCTTCGCTGATCATGGCCTGGGTACTGATAGAGAAGATTTTCATGGGCGTGGACATGGGAACGCGGCCGCCGTTCTTCGGGGCCATCCTGTTCTATCTTGCTTCGCTCGGGTTCATGTCCACCGGGTTCATCCTCGAAGCCATCGGGGACACCATGGACACAGTCATGCGGACCCGCCCATACAAGATCCGCGAGATTCTCAACGGCGAAAATTCTTCCGAAGAGGGAGACCGCGAACCACCCCTATCGCGGGGATCGGACAGGTAG
- a CDS encoding ChbG/HpnK family deacetylase, translated as MRIVVNVDDAGLHPAVNRAAAELAKAGTVSSASVVANGKHVREAASMQGLGLGVHLNILRGRPLGDPDELNTLVDEDGMFLADYPRLFMRYVTGRVDPEQVYKEWCLQVQRLLDLGMKPDHIDSEKHVHAWPTLMDVAGRVARRFGIRHMRKPLECGKLMRLDRGMARVRFLNVCSFFQKQPEDIITPDSLWGISDQGNRLTPQRFAAHVRGHGLNTPDTVVEICCHPGNARPEDGELDADYGRMRVDSQWKAEYESLSSHEWKDVFAQLGATVVRFGDL; from the coding sequence ATGCGTATCGTGGTGAATGTGGATGATGCCGGGCTGCATCCGGCGGTGAACAGGGCTGCGGCGGAACTTGCAAAAGCGGGGACCGTCAGCTCGGCCAGCGTCGTGGCCAATGGCAAGCACGTGCGTGAAGCCGCGTCCATGCAGGGTCTCGGGCTGGGTGTTCACCTGAACATTCTTCGCGGCAGACCGCTGGGCGACCCTGACGAGCTGAACACCCTCGTGGACGAAGACGGCATGTTTCTGGCCGACTACCCTCGGCTCTTCATGCGCTACGTCACCGGGCGGGTAGATCCCGAACAGGTGTACAAGGAATGGTGCCTGCAGGTGCAGCGCCTGCTGGACCTTGGCATGAAGCCCGATCACATAGACAGCGAAAAGCACGTGCACGCATGGCCCACGCTCATGGACGTGGCCGGAAGGGTGGCGCGCCGTTTCGGCATACGGCACATGCGAAAGCCGCTGGAGTGCGGCAAGCTCATGCGTCTTGACCGGGGCATGGCCCGTGTGCGCTTTCTCAATGTCTGTTCATTTTTTCAGAAGCAGCCGGAAGACATCATCACGCCGGACTCCCTGTGGGGCATTTCCGATCAGGGCAACCGGCTGACCCCGCAGCGCTTTGCGGCCCACGTACGCGGCCACGGCCTGAACACGCCGGACACGGTGGTGGAGATATGCTGCCATCCCGGCAATGCCCGTCCGGAAGATGGGGAGCTTGATGCCGATTACGGCCGGATGCGCGTGGACTCGCAGTGGAAAGCGGAGTATGAATCCCTGTCCTCGCACGAATGGAAGGACGTCTTTGCCCAACTCGGCGCCACCGTGGTGCGGTTCGGCGATCTTTAA